CGCCCACGAGGTCGTTGAGGTTTTGTGTAGCAAGGACGATCAGGATCATGTATCCAGCGTTGGCGCCCAATGCGAGGTTGGAAAGTAAGGACGCCGTCCGCTTGATCCGGACTACAGTTTGCACAAGCCAGGCTCGAGCAAAGTTCTCAATAATGATTTCAGCGTTATCGCCATCGGTCAGCAGGACCAACTTGTCGATAGCACGTGGGGAAGGGAAACCGTAGCCGGCATTGCGTAATGCCAGACCGAGGTGGTTACCTTGTCTGACCTGGTGCTGAGTGGCAGCTAAGCGCTCATACAACCAGGGCGGCGCATAGCGACTCAGCATCTCGATGGCGTCTTCGGTTTTCACCTGTGCCCGCATCAATGCACTGAAATTAAGAAGGAACCCCACACCGAGAACGTCGCGATATACGCTCCAGGGCAATAAACGGTCTAAAACATGCTGCCGTGTTTTCCCTATGAGGTTCGGCATCGACCAGATCACGAAAACAACGAACAGAATGATGAACACACACAGGATAATGGCGTGATTGACAAAGAATTCGGAGATGGCGCTAAGCCACCACAAAGCGCCAACCCAATGATCTCGAGCTGATAATGACTCCAGCCGAGGCAAAAAATAGACAGTCACCATTTTCATCATTGCAAAGGTGGTTGCCAGTAGCATTAATGGGTAAGTCAGCGTGGAAACCAACGCTGATTTCATATCCGACATTCCCTGAACAACAGTAATGGCTCGATATAAAGCAGCAGCCAGGTTACCGTCCTGGACACCGCCGCTGAGAATTGCAGCTTCTTGCTGGGGTATCCAGGATGAGAGCCCTTGGTCGACTGATTTTCCCTGGCGCAGGGCGTTGAGCATTTCCTCCAGGCAATAAACAACCGGGGGGCGTTTTCCTCCGTAGCTTCCTATCATTGCCTGGAGGGCCTTTTCCACCTTGAGGTTATTGTCGAGCAGGAAAGCCAAATCCTCGTAGAGGGTCAGTCGGTCGGCGGTGGAAAAGGTTTTTTGAGCCAGCCAACGGCCTAACCCTTCATTCATTTTTTCCGATGACGGCACTTTGCCCCGCAATGCCGTCAGACGTTCGCGCAAGCGAGAAATCATGATTTTATCTCCGGCGGCAGCAAGGTCAGA
This region of Serratia marcescens genomic DNA includes:
- a CDS encoding type II secretion system F family protein — encoded protein: MISRLRERLTALRGKVPSSEKMNEGLGRWLAQKTFSTADRLTLYEDLAFLLDNNLKVEKALQAMIGSYGGKRPPVVYCLEEMLNALRQGKSVDQGLSSWIPQQEAAILSGGVQDGNLAAALYRAITVVQGMSDMKSALVSTLTYPLMLLATTFAMMKMVTVYFLPRLESLSARDHWVGALWWLSAISEFFVNHAIILCVFIILFVVFVIWSMPNLIGKTRQHVLDRLLPWSVYRDVLGVGFLLNFSALMRAQVKTEDAIEMLSRYAPPWLYERLAATQHQVRQGNHLGLALRNAGYGFPSPRAIDKLVLLTDGDNAEIIIENFARAWLVQTVVRIKRTASLLSNLALGANAGYMILIVLATQNLNDLVGAH